One window of the Triticum dicoccoides isolate Atlit2015 ecotype Zavitan chromosome 3B, WEW_v2.0, whole genome shotgun sequence genome contains the following:
- the LOC119279326 gene encoding uncharacterized protein LOC119279326 produces the protein MASHFPSLAGLLAPRPLLLYAATWSAVAAMSVAVAALAPELAYVWGVAPGAPLTKACPDGSFAGGSIGLPLDGPPWDAVCVPAGLFGRTVPDVVVPLVFAVVVVAGATAFTAAVGVWEDDEDDIEITEVGQV, from the coding sequence ATGGCGTCCCACTTCCCCTCGCTCGCCGGCCTCCTCGCCCCACGCCCGCTGCTCCTCTACGCGGCCACGTGGTCAGCCGTCGCCGCCATGTCCGTGGCAGTGGCGGCTCTCGCGCCCGAGCTCGCCTACGTCTGGGGCGTCGCGCCGGGAGCGCCGCTCACCAAGGCATGCCCCGATGGCAGCTTCGCGGGCGGCAGCATCGGGCTGCCGCTCGATGGGCCGCCGTGGGACGCCGTCTGCGTGCCCGCCGGTCTCTTCGGCCGGACCGTGCCCGACGTGGTCGTCCCGCTTGTTTTCGCCGtcgtggtcgtcgccggcgccaccgccttcaccgccgccgtcgGCGTGTGGGAGGACGATGAAGACGACATCGAGATCACCGAGGTGGGACAGGTGTAG
- the LOC119280830 gene encoding SKP1-like protein 4 → MASSSDNTTVTLRSDDGEEFVVQADTIAAASVLIKNMLEDGCAAGVIPLTQVTGRILARVVDYCNRHYADADAATYVNSTFSSGDPELDRFDTDFVSGIDQDTLFDLLLAANYLEVQGLLDLACKTVADQMRGKTVEGMRAHFNIVNDYTKEEEAQVRSEVAWAFE, encoded by the coding sequence ATGGCAAGTAGCAGCGACAACACGACGGTGACTCTCCGCAGCGACGACGGCGAGGAGTTCGTGGTCCAGGCGGACACGATCGCGGCGGCGTCGGTGCTGATCAAGAACATGCTGGAGGACGGCTGCGCCGCCGGCGTGATCCCGCTGACCCAGGTGACGGGCCGCATCCTCGCCCGCGTCGTCGACTACTGCAACCGCCACTACGCCGACGCCGACGCGGCCACGTACGTCAACAGCACCTTCTCGTCGGGCGACCCGGAGCTGGATCGCTTCGACACGGACTTCGTGAGCGGCATCGACCAGGACACGCTcttcgacctcctcctcgccgccaaCTACCTCGAGGTACAGGGTCTCCTTGACCTGGCGTGCAAGACGGTGGCCGACCAGATGAGGGGCAAGACGGTGGAGGGCATGCGTGCGCACTTCAACATCGTCAACGACtacaccaaggaggaggaggcccaGGTCCGCAGCGAAGTTGCATGGGCCTTCGAGTAG